A stretch of the Drosophila sulfurigaster albostrigata strain 15112-1811.04 chromosome 2L, ASM2355843v2, whole genome shotgun sequence genome encodes the following:
- the LOC133839954 gene encoding protein spaetzle 3 isoform X2, with protein sequence MALANFSLPFGALAQPWGATLAPLHPIHQLASNTNNLLYSPADHQQPQSPADAAPDYYKNNPYAAPALHQQQQQQQQQEQQQQSQQGYPYGRRKQNNAYLPPSGATRNSVYHIQQQQTQQSQQQHTQQTQVETNENTVSFHSSSASSSSGQTQSTLQLTQSAGRGPAEGSYTRYPGQAPALPVKQQKQYYNAHGTASATATTTFTKNSGSFSITGYGSRQQQPSHPQQQPAQLQPPHQQQQPPPLPPQRGRQAGGAGAGAGAGSKTETPASTYGVAPPDNYPERAPGFTRVQAGQGSRTQVHAVLDYDVEEGEEEDEEDDGEYYDAEGHNKDKSKSPMPTVTPIQGPIYLKNGSVPVVPLFSYPKSNNGSFLQIP encoded by the exons ATGGCTTTGGCCAACTTCTCGCTTCCGTTTGGAGCCCTCGCCCAGCCATGGGGCGCCACTCTGGCCCCGTTGCATCCGATCCATCAGCTGGCCAGTAATACGAATAACTTGCTCTACTCACCCGCGGATCATCAGCAGCCGCAATCGCCCGCTGATGCGGCGCCCGACTACTACAAGAACAATCCCTACGCTGCCCCAGCActgcatcagcaacagcaacagcagcagcagcaggaacaacagcaacagtcacagCAGGGTTATCCTTATGGCAGACGCAAGCAGAACAACGCTTACTTGCCACCAAGTGGCGCCACTCGCAACTCCGTGTATCAcattcagcagcagcagacgcagcagagccaacagcagcacacacaGCAGACGCAGGTGGAGACCAACGAGAATACGGTTTCGTTTCACAGCTCCAGTGCCAGCAGCAGTTCTGGCCAGACGCAGAGCACGCTACAGCTGACACAATCGGCTGGACGGGGTCCTGCCGAGGGCTCCTACACTCGATATCCTGGCCAGGCGCCAGCGCTTCCGgtgaagcagcagaagcaataCTACAATGCCCACGGCACGGCGAGTgccacagcaaccacaacgtTCACCAAGAACAGCGGCAGCTTTAGTATTACGGGCTATGgcagcagacagcagcagccatcgcatccacaacagcaaccagcacAGCTGCAGCCAccgcatcagcaacagcagccgccgccTCTGCCACCGCAACGTGGCAGGCAAGCAGgcggagctggagctggagctggagcaggaAGTAAGACGGAGACGCCAGCCTCCACTTATGGCGTTGCTCCTCCCGACAATTATCCAGAGCGTGCTCCTGGCTTCACCCGCGTTCAGGCGGGTCAAGGCTCCAGGACTCAAGTGCACGCCGTGCTCGACTACGATGTGGAAGAGGGCGAGGAGGAGGACGAAGAGGATGACGGCGAGTACTACGATGCCGAGGGTCACAATAAAG acAAGTCAAAGAGTCCGATGCCCACTGTAACTCCAATACAGGGTCCCATCTATCTGAAGAACGGCAGTGTGCCGGTGGTGCCTTTGTTTTCCTATCCAAAATCGAATAATGGCTCGTTCTTGCAGATTCCG
- the LOC133839970 gene encoding uncharacterized protein LOC133839970: MSTRAPHSDPALAGLPQLIEDLQRLCEDQDSADVVFICGRDDEKIYAHRSILMARCKSFKTAKRGEVCRIPIPGCTVSPAAPGTGTPTAIRLPHVNAELFRQFILYVYTAKLMLQDFRVFEMLTLAQDMGVFELRAACEDHVISTLSVDNACTFLTAVMDIHEKAGAKCAASFMERCIIYIGENAGECVKTNSFLTLTKDALIKIISSDYFCLEEEEVWRCVLAWAKYQAGVTQPTAHWTEEERARVCQHLSGVMGHVRLLLIDSQVFAEEVEPTGAVPMELSLERYRYAALHPNKLVDNDKRLQPRLTVNMFPGSQILRNDKLALQSVLNGWFGVPKQSWRLVYRASTHGHGSSSFHRYCDGVAPCMVIGVGAHGEISGGYTDVAWAKTSRKGGYLHSERAFLFMLNPPNGEQPVKFDIVKKPYAICYHPDCGPIFGAGADLLISSNCNVNTDSYSNLPHSYDGPSAAHLTLFGDYNFTISDYEVYTLAATHSHNQSQSLAGNGNGQPPGVPSKTKYDRY; this comes from the exons atgagtaCACGTGCACCACACAGTGATCCAGCTTTGGCTGGACTTCCTCAACTAATTGAGGACCTGCAACGATTGTGCGAAGATCAGGACAGTGCCGATGTCGTTTTTATATGTGGCCGTGATGATGAGAAAATCTACGCACACCGAAGCATCCTTATGGCACG TTGCAAGAGCTTTAAGACTGCTAAACGTGGTGAAGTCTGTCGGATACCCATTCCCGGCTGCACAGTTTCACCTGCAGCACCTGGAACTGGGACACCTACTGCGATTCGTTTGCCACATGTTAATGCTGAACTATTTCGCCAATTCATACTATATGTCTATACCGCAAAA CTGATGTTGCAAGATTTTCGAGTTTTCGAGATGTTAACACTAGCTCAAGATATGGGTGTTTTTGAATTGCGCGCCGCTTGTGAAGATCATGTTATTTCCACGTTATCTGTGGATAATGCTTGCACATTTTTGACAGCTGTTATGGATATTCATGAAAAAGCTG GTGCCAAGTGCGCGGCTTCGTTTATGGAACGCTGCATCATCTATATCGGCGAGAATGCTGGGGAATGTGTAAAAACTAACTCATTTCTTACGCTCACCAAGGATGCATTGATTAAGATCATATCATCGGATTAT TTCTGCTTGGAGGAGGAAGAAGTCTGGCGTTGTGTTTTAGCCTGGGCCAAGTACCAGGCGGGAGTCACCCAGCCAACCGCTCACTGGACGGAGGAGGAGCGTGCAAGGGTCTGTCAGCACTTAAGTGGAGTCATGGGTCATGTGCGCTTGCTGCTTATCGATAGCCAAGTGTTCGCCGAGGAGGTAGAGCCAACTGGGGCTGTGCCCATGGAGCTATCCTTGGAACGCTATCGCTATGCTGCCCTGCATCCCAATAAGCTGGTGGACAACGACAAGCGACTGCAACCACGACTCACCGTCAATATGTTTCCGGGCTCACAAATCCTGCGCAACGATAAGCTCGCTTTGCAAAGCGTGCTCAATGGCTGGTTTGGTGTGCCCAAGCAGAGCTGGCGTCTCGTCTACCGAGCCTCAACACATGGCCATGGATCGAGCTCATTTCATCGCTATTGCGATGGTGTGGCACCCTGCATGGTAATCGGTGTGGGAGCACATGGAGAGATCAGCGGCGGCTACACAGATGTGGCCTGGGCAAAGACCAGTCGCAAGGGTGGCTATTTGCACTCGGAGCGTGCGTTTCTCTTCATGCTGAATCCCCCAAATGGCGAGCAACCGGTCAAATTTGATATTGTTAAGAAGCCTTATGCGATTTGTTATCATCCAGA CTGCGGTCCCATATTTGGTGCTGGCGCCGATCTGCTGATATCGAGCAACTGTAATGTGAACACGGACTCGTACTCGAACTTGCCGCACTCCTACGATGGCCCCAGTGCCGCACATCTGACGCTCTTTGGCGATTACAACTTTACGATCAGTGATTACGAGGTGTACACTCTGGCAGCCACCCACAGTCAcaatcaaagccaaagcctggccggaaatggaaatggacaACCACCGGGTGTGCCCAGCAAGACAAAGTATGATAGATACTAA
- the LOC133839991 gene encoding mitochondrial import inner membrane translocase subunit Tim13 — protein MSHGTVDKGELMDQVKQQIAVANAQELLTQMTTKCFKKCVGKPGTSLDASEQKCVSLCMDRFMDSWNLISRTYGQRLQREQSKM, from the exons ATGTCGCACGGCACCGTTGATAAAGGTGAATTGATGGACCAGGTGAAGCAGCAGATTGCTGTTGCAAACGCCCAGGAATTGCTCACACAAATGAccacaaaatgttttaaaaagtGTGTTGGCAAACCCGGAACTTCACTGGATGCCTCAGAGCAG AAATGCGTATCCTTGTGCATGGATCGTTTTATGGATTCGTGGAATCTTATCTCCAGAACCTATGGCCAGAGGTTGCAACGCGAACAATCGAAAATGTGA
- the LOC133839979 gene encoding probable small nuclear ribonucleoprotein E, producing MSFKGNPKVQKVMVQPINLIFRYLQSRSRVQVWLYENISLRIEGHIVGFDEYMNLVLDDAEEVYVKTRQRKNLGRIMLKGDNITLIQNVSPSKD from the coding sequence ATGTCTTTCAAGGGCAACCCTAAGGTGCAAAAGGTGATGGTACAGCCCATCAACCTGATCTTCCGTTACCTGCAAAGTCGCTCCCGCGTTCAAGTCTGGCTATATGAGAACATCTCGCTGCGCATCGAGGGCCACATTGTGGGGTTCGACGAGTACATGAACCTGGTGCTGGATGATGCTGAGGAAGTGTATGTGAAGACGCGTCAACGCAAGAATCTAGGCCGCATCATGCTTAAGGGCGACAACATCACACTCATACAGAATGTCAGCCCCTCCAAGGATTAA